The Verrucomicrobiia bacterium genome window below encodes:
- a CDS encoding exodeoxyribonuclease III has protein sequence MKLVSWNVNGLRAVLKKNFLEFLADERPDVLCLQETKCTPDDVEQLWPAHYTTYWNCAEKKGYSGTAIFTKTRPLNVTNGLGAVDHDREGRVITAEFPGFFLVNVYTPNSKRELERLPYRQEWDVAFLKFLKQLERTKPVIFCGDLNVAHTEIDLANPKANVRNHGFTIEERNGFTALVRAGFVDTFREFEKGGGHYSWWSPMAGARSRNVGWRIDYFLISAKLRPRLKQARILPHVMGSDHCPVTIELG, from the coding sequence ATGAAATTGGTGTCCTGGAATGTCAACGGCTTGCGTGCCGTGTTGAAGAAGAACTTTCTCGAATTCCTGGCTGATGAACGTCCCGATGTGCTGTGCCTCCAGGAAACCAAGTGCACGCCCGACGACGTCGAGCAGCTCTGGCCGGCGCACTACACCACTTACTGGAACTGTGCCGAAAAGAAGGGCTACAGCGGCACCGCCATTTTTACCAAGACCCGTCCGCTCAATGTCACCAATGGCTTGGGTGCGGTGGACCATGACCGCGAGGGCCGCGTCATCACCGCCGAGTTTCCGGGGTTTTTCCTCGTCAACGTTTACACACCGAACTCCAAGCGCGAGCTTGAACGTCTGCCATATCGGCAGGAATGGGATGTCGCCTTTCTGAAATTCCTCAAGCAACTGGAGCGCACCAAGCCGGTCATCTTCTGCGGCGACCTCAACGTGGCGCATACCGAGATTGATCTTGCGAATCCGAAGGCGAACGTCCGCAATCACGGCTTCACCATCGAGGAACGCAACGGCTTTACCGCTCTGGTGCGCGCCGGTTTTGTGGACACCTTCCGCGAATTCGAAAAGGGCGGGGGACATTACTCGTGGTGGAGCCCGATGGCTGGCGCGCGCAGCCGGAACGTTGGATGGCGCATTGATTACTTCCTCATCAGTGCCAAGTTGCGGCCACGCCTGAAACAGGCCCGCATTCTTCCGCACGTCATGGGCTCGGACCACTGCCCGGTGACGATTGAACTGGGTTGA
- a CDS encoding glycogen-binding domain-containing protein yields MFQSFGNLFGGKSQPKGGPVYREYKPASPLGGSSPADRKPTYSKVFRWRLPDGVTKEPMSVEIAGTFNHWQKVPLLHDSKVDSWHTTIHNIPGNKTHHYMLFVDGEPTQDKTCDGYAVPQGAQEEQYAIQTVRGPRVFMLFAQTK; encoded by the coding sequence ATGTTTCAGAGTTTCGGAAATTTGTTTGGTGGAAAGTCGCAGCCGAAGGGCGGACCCGTGTATCGTGAGTATAAGCCGGCCTCGCCGCTCGGCGGCAGCAGTCCGGCCGACCGCAAGCCCACGTATTCAAAAGTGTTCCGGTGGCGGCTGCCGGATGGCGTGACGAAGGAGCCGATGAGCGTTGAGATCGCGGGCACCTTCAACCACTGGCAGAAGGTTCCGCTGCTGCATGACAGCAAAGTGGATTCGTGGCACACCACCATTCATAACATTCCCGGAAATAAGACGCACCACTACATGCTGTTCGTTGATGGTGAACCGACGCAGGACAAGACCTGTGACGGCTACGCCGTGCCCCAAGGTGCGCAGGAAGAGCAGTATGCCATCCAGACTGTGCGGGGTCCCCGGGTCTTCATGCTGTTTGCCCAGACGAAGTAA
- a CDS encoding beta-galactosidase has product MKRICPLILALALAVRATAATNLSLMDFNTPFKAGSVPTQDATIAQVPGGALRIATGHREPWPGITLVAPGGTWDLSAHAAVDLHLSNSSPGSVTVYCRVDNAGADGVKHCVTGSLTLAAHRAGTLTVPLQRAGGDTLEGKLFGMRGYPAGPGGSGGIDPARITQLVVFVNHPTTNHTFELDSIAATGTYVPPTASVLDAAPFFPFIDTFGQYKHRDWPGKTKSLADLTARREAEAQQLEQLPGPQAWDRFGGAAAGPQLTASGFFRVEKRAGKWWLVDPDGHLFFSQGIDCVRAGGDFTPIEERADWFAEFSGDNPALASFFGNAYALHGHYQGRTVRCFSFGSANLRRKYGADWKKAFAGVAQQRLRSWGFNTIGNWSAPEICLQRRTPYTDSLGSHGVKMLAGSEGYWGKFPDVFDPGFAGALRQGMAGKTSTSANDPWCLGYFSDNEMSWGDDTSLALATLKSPATQAAKQIFVTELRNQYGKIGALNRAWGSTYASWDALLTNTVAPNSQRARADLTAFYTKTAETYFRTVRDVIKAVAPHQLYLGCRFAWVNDRAAQAAARYCDVVSYNLYRRSVADFTFPGGDKPLLIGEFHFGALDRGLFHTGLVPVASQADRAAAYQKYVLGALHHPQFVGTHWFQWQDEPTTGRAYDEENYQIGFVDIADTPYPEMVAASRQVAAEMYQRLPQ; this is encoded by the coding sequence ATGAAACGGATTTGCCCGCTCATCCTCGCTTTGGCCTTGGCCGTCCGGGCAACGGCCGCCACGAACCTATCCTTGATGGATTTCAACACCCCGTTCAAAGCGGGCAGCGTTCCCACGCAGGACGCCACCATCGCGCAAGTCCCGGGCGGCGCATTGCGAATCGCGACGGGCCATCGCGAACCGTGGCCGGGCATCACGCTCGTGGCGCCGGGCGGAACCTGGGATCTCAGCGCGCACGCGGCCGTTGATTTGCACCTCTCCAACTCCAGCCCCGGTTCCGTGACTGTCTATTGTCGCGTGGACAACGCGGGCGCCGACGGCGTGAAGCATTGTGTGACTGGATCGCTGACCTTGGCGGCACACCGGGCCGGAACCCTGACCGTTCCGCTGCAACGCGCCGGCGGCGACACCCTTGAAGGAAAACTGTTCGGCATGCGCGGTTACCCCGCCGGCCCGGGCGGCTCCGGCGGCATTGACCCGGCGCGCATCACGCAACTCGTCGTCTTCGTGAATCACCCGACCACAAACCACACGTTCGAGCTGGACTCGATCGCCGCCACGGGCACATACGTTCCGCCAACGGCCAGCGTGCTGGATGCCGCACCGTTCTTTCCCTTCATCGACACATTCGGCCAATACAAACACCGCGACTGGCCCGGCAAAACCAAGTCGCTGGCGGACCTGACCGCCCGGCGCGAAGCGGAGGCGCAGCAGTTGGAACAATTGCCCGGACCGCAAGCTTGGGACCGCTTTGGCGGCGCTGCCGCGGGTCCGCAGTTGACCGCCTCCGGCTTTTTCCGCGTGGAAAAGCGGGCCGGCAAATGGTGGCTCGTGGATCCCGACGGGCATCTTTTCTTTTCGCAGGGCATTGACTGCGTCCGCGCCGGCGGCGATTTCACTCCCATTGAAGAGCGGGCGGACTGGTTTGCGGAATTTTCCGGCGACAATCCCGCGCTGGCGTCATTCTTCGGCAATGCCTATGCGTTGCATGGCCACTATCAAGGTCGCACCGTCCGGTGTTTTTCTTTCGGCAGCGCCAACCTGCGGCGCAAGTATGGCGCGGATTGGAAAAAGGCCTTTGCCGGGGTTGCCCAACAGCGGCTGCGCAGTTGGGGATTCAACACCATCGGCAATTGGTCCGCGCCGGAGATTTGCCTCCAACGCCGCACGCCCTACACCGACAGTCTCGGCTCGCACGGGGTCAAAATGCTCGCGGGCAGCGAAGGTTACTGGGGCAAGTTCCCCGACGTGTTCGATCCCGGCTTTGCGGGCGCCCTCCGACAAGGCATGGCGGGAAAAACCAGCACAAGCGCGAACGATCCGTGGTGTCTCGGCTACTTTTCCGACAACGAAATGTCGTGGGGCGATGACACTTCGCTCGCGCTGGCCACGTTGAAATCACCCGCCACGCAGGCGGCCAAGCAAATTTTCGTCACCGAACTCCGAAACCAATACGGCAAGATTGGCGCACTGAATCGGGCGTGGGGCAGCACCTACGCCTCGTGGGACGCGTTATTGACGAACACGGTGGCGCCCAATTCGCAACGCGCACGGGCCGATCTGACGGCATTCTACACCAAAACCGCGGAGACTTATTTTCGCACGGTGCGGGATGTCATCAAAGCCGTGGCACCGCACCAGCTTTACCTGGGCTGCCGTTTTGCCTGGGTCAACGACCGGGCGGCTCAAGCCGCAGCCCGATACTGCGATGTGGTCAGCTACAACTTGTATCGGCGCAGCGTCGCGGACTTCACCTTTCCCGGCGGCGACAAGCCGTTGCTGATCGGCGAATTCCACTTTGGCGCGCTCGACCGCGGGTTGTTTCACACGGGTCTTGTGCCGGTGGCCAGCCAGGCGGACCGCGCGGCCGCCTATCAAAAATACGTCCTGGGCGCCCTGCATCACCCGCAGTTCGTGGGCACGCACTGGTTTCAGTGGCAGGACGAACCCACCACGGGCCGGGCCTACGACGAGGAGAACTACCAGATTGGCTTCGTGGACATCGCGGACACGCCCTACCCGGAAATGGTGGCCGCCAGCCGTCAGGTGGCTGCGGAAATGTATCAACGGCTCCCTCAGTGA
- a CDS encoding MFS transporter gives MSPPRVQRGDKPMGFARLGVLFFIQWTGLAMWTVPLTLVLNSHGYQDIQPYAFATSALAAFVSPLFFGAVADRHIGPTRVLRWLSVATAGALAAESAAVARGWNAGVVLALIQLYALCAAPTTSISTTIVMAALRNPWNQFGPVRAMGTIGWMVGCWLVSLLNADASPLAGFSGAVLWLLLAGFTFWLPEVAPPVAVQQLSWRERLGLDALGLLSHRDHRVVFLATSLLNIPLAAFYAYTPPQLRDLGFARVSAWMSLGQTTEIAAMFALGLLLARFRLKWILLAGAGIALLRYLLCAWNDRAALLLGIALHGCTYTLFFTTAQIYVNERVAAGWRARAQALLTLMNNGLGYLVGYLGCGWWFAHCGGPVATRWPVFWGGLAVLIALVVGYFAVAYRGIGSGLRQSSQTASSGAASAGN, from the coding sequence GTGTCCCCTCCGCGCGTGCAGCGTGGTGACAAGCCGATGGGATTCGCCCGATTGGGGGTGCTTTTCTTCATCCAATGGACCGGCCTGGCGATGTGGACGGTGCCGTTGACCCTGGTGTTGAACAGTCACGGCTACCAGGACATCCAGCCTTACGCCTTTGCCACGTCGGCGTTGGCGGCCTTTGTTTCGCCGCTTTTTTTTGGCGCGGTGGCTGATCGTCACATTGGACCGACGCGTGTGCTGCGCTGGCTGTCGGTGGCCACGGCTGGAGCGCTGGCAGCGGAAAGCGCCGCGGTGGCGCGGGGCTGGAATGCCGGGGTTGTTCTGGCGCTCATTCAGCTTTACGCCCTCTGCGCCGCACCCACAACCAGCATTTCAACCACCATCGTCATGGCGGCGTTGCGCAACCCGTGGAACCAATTCGGACCGGTGCGGGCCATGGGCACGATCGGCTGGATGGTCGGGTGCTGGCTGGTCAGCCTGTTGAACGCCGACGCCTCGCCATTGGCCGGTTTCAGCGGAGCAGTGCTCTGGTTGTTGCTGGCGGGTTTTACCTTCTGGCTGCCGGAGGTGGCGCCGCCGGTCGCCGTGCAACAATTGAGCTGGCGCGAACGGCTCGGCCTGGACGCGCTGGGTTTGCTGTCCCACCGCGACCATCGCGTGGTCTTTCTGGCCACGTCGCTGCTGAACATTCCGCTGGCGGCCTTTTATGCCTACACGCCGCCGCAATTGCGCGATCTGGGTTTTGCGCGCGTCTCCGCGTGGATGTCGCTCGGGCAGACCACGGAAATTGCGGCGATGTTTGCGCTGGGCCTCCTGCTCGCCCGGTTTCGGTTGAAATGGATTTTGCTGGCCGGTGCGGGCATCGCCTTGTTGCGTTACCTGCTGTGCGCATGGAATGACCGGGCGGCTTTGTTGCTGGGCATTGCGTTGCACGGCTGCACCTACACCTTGTTCTTCACCACCGCGCAGATTTATGTCAATGAACGCGTCGCCGCCGGCTGGCGGGCGCGGGCGCAGGCGCTGCTGACGTTGATGAACAATGGCTTGGGCTACCTGGTCGGTTACCTTGGATGCGGTTGGTGGTTCGCGCACTGTGGCGGCCCGGTGGCAACGCGATGGCCTGTTTTTTGGGGCGGGCTGGCCGTCCTCATTGCGCTCGTGGTTGGCTACTTTGCGGTGGCCTACCGCGGAATTGGTTCAGGGCTGCGGCAGAGCAGTCAAACGGCCTCTTCCGGTGCTGCTTCCGCCGGCAACTGA
- a CDS encoding GNAT family N-acetyltransferase, producing the protein MSKIQIEPAQVKHLPAIRDLAGVIWRAHYPGIISAAQIDYMLGWMYALETLEAEMQTLGICYEQLLVDGKLTGFAAFGPTREPPTFKLHKLYLHPSAHGRGLGSRLLQHCEHQAWKQGARRFVLAVNKHNTQAIEAYERNGFTVTDAVVTNIGAGFVMDDFIMAKNLEPKGAGRGQNFE; encoded by the coding sequence ATGAGCAAAATCCAGATTGAACCAGCCCAGGTGAAGCATTTGCCGGCCATCCGCGACCTGGCGGGCGTCATTTGGCGCGCCCATTATCCGGGCATCATTTCAGCCGCGCAAATCGACTACATGCTGGGCTGGATGTATGCGCTGGAGACGCTGGAAGCCGAAATGCAGACGCTGGGCATTTGCTACGAACAACTCCTGGTTGACGGCAAACTGACCGGCTTCGCCGCTTTCGGGCCGACCCGCGAACCACCGACCTTCAAACTGCACAAGCTCTACCTGCATCCGTCCGCCCACGGTCGCGGGTTGGGCAGCCGCCTGTTGCAACACTGCGAGCACCAGGCATGGAAGCAAGGCGCCCGCCGGTTCGTGCTCGCCGTCAACAAACACAACACCCAGGCCATCGAGGCGTATGAACGCAACGGCTTCACCGTCACCGACGCGGTCGTCACCAATATTGGCGCCGGTTTTGTCATGGACGATTTCATCATGGCCAAAAATCTCGAACCGAAAGGCGCTGGCCGCGGTCAAAACTTTGAATGA
- a CDS encoding Bax inhibitor-1 family protein: MSTYGNYSSSIPVVEMDAQSRGRFISRTYNHLFSAIVAFTLIEVALFKSGMAEPMAKAMLGTSWLLVLGGFVVVSWLARSIAHRAETKALQYAALAGYVVAEAIIFVPLLYVADTFAPGAISSAAAVTLAAFAALTLVAFYTRKDFSFLRGILMWGGVVALALIVGGAIFGFKLGTYFSVGMVALAGAAILYDTSNVIHHYPEDRYVAAALELFASVALMLWYVLRLFMSRR, from the coding sequence ATGAGCACTTACGGCAATTATTCATCGTCGATTCCGGTTGTGGAAATGGACGCCCAGTCACGCGGGCGGTTCATCTCGCGCACCTACAATCATCTGTTCTCGGCCATTGTGGCGTTCACGCTGATTGAAGTGGCCCTGTTCAAGTCCGGGATGGCCGAGCCCATGGCAAAGGCCATGCTGGGCACCTCCTGGTTGCTGGTGCTGGGCGGCTTTGTCGTGGTCTCGTGGCTGGCACGCAGCATCGCGCATCGTGCCGAAACCAAGGCGCTGCAATACGCGGCGCTGGCCGGCTACGTGGTGGCCGAGGCCATCATTTTCGTGCCCTTGCTTTACGTCGCCGACACCTTTGCGCCCGGCGCGATTTCGAGCGCTGCGGCCGTGACGCTGGCGGCCTTTGCCGCGCTGACGCTGGTGGCGTTCTACACGCGCAAGGATTTCTCGTTCCTGCGCGGCATCCTCATGTGGGGTGGCGTTGTGGCGCTGGCCCTGATTGTCGGCGGCGCCATTTTCGGCTTCAAACTTGGCACCTACTTCTCCGTCGGCATGGTGGCGCTCGCGGGCGCGGCCATTCTTTACGACACCTCCAATGTCATTCACCACTATCCGGAGGATCGTTACGTGGCGGCGGCGTTGGAGCTGTTCGCCTCGGTGGCGCTCATGCTCTGGTATGTCCTGCGCCTGTTCATGTCGCGACGCTGA